A segment of the Aridibaculum aurantiacum genome:
GGAAAAGATAGAACTGACGGAAGAGGAGAAGGCTTTATTCATAACTTATCTTACTCCTAAGAAGTTGCGCCGAAAGCAATACCTGCTGCAGGAAGGTGACGTTTGTAAATCGGTAGCATTTGTAGAAAAAGGTGCACTCCGCTCTTATACTATAGACAATAAAGGCACAGAACACATCATTCAATTTGCTTTAGAAGGCTGGTGGATAAGCGATATGTATAGCATGCTTACCGGCGAACCATCCAATCAAAATATAGATGCTATTGAAGATTCTGAATTGGTCATCATTAGCCGCAATGCACAGGAAGAACTGATGGAGCGCATTCCTAAATACGAACGTTACAACAGGCTGCTGCTGCAAAATGCATACATAGCTGCACAGCGGCGAATAAATTATATGGCCAGTTTAACTACGGAAGAAAAGTATACAAAGCTGGTATCTACTTACCCCGATATAGTACAACGTGTTCCGCAGCACATGATCGCATCCTACCTCGGTCTTACCCCTGAAACCCTTAGCAGGGCTCGTAAGCAGATGACACGCAAGTAATTTTTTCCTCATGCTTGCATTGACATTTGTCAATGCTTTTTCTTATCGATTATCAATGGTGGTGGCGGCAGGTGCTGGTAAGTTTGCATTGTAAACAAGCAGTAACAGCACATGCAAACACAGCAAACAATAGCCATAGTAGGCCTGGGTAATACCGGCAGTGCACTGGCAAAATTATTTGCTTCAGGCAGGCACCGGGTGCTGTTGTCTGATAAGGATATCGCTGCTTCAGAAGCACTGGCTGTGCAATTATTGCAGGAACATCCAGCTTATGAAGTAGAAGCTATCACTTGTTCTGCCAATGCTTGCTGGGAGGCTGATGTCATCATACCTGCTGTTGCTTCTGAAGAACTGGAAACCGTAGCTAATTATATAAAAGCTTATGCTAACCAAAAGATAGTTGTTAGCACATCCATAGAAGGATTGGATAATAGTAAAGTAGCAGGTAAACTTCATGCTTTATTCCCTTTTAGCAAGATTGTACAGCTATATCCTGCAACTGACTTTGGAGCTTCCTCCAACCAAAGTGTTTCGCTCACTATTGATGGCGCTGATGATGAAGCCGTGGAAATGGTAGCATCGCTTTTTACCGAAGTTGGATGTAAGATAACAGCACATATCGCTTCATAATATTTCTCTTATTTCTTTTAATACAAACAATAAACACGTACAAGATCAACATGAAAAAGATCAGCATTTTTTTAGCAGCAGCAGTAGTTACTTTCTCTTCTTTTAAAGCAATAGAGAACTGGAAAGTAGACAAAGGACACGCTCGTCTTGGTTTCTCTATCACTCACCTTGGTATCTCCGACATCAATGGTAGTTTCAAAAATTTTGATGCTACTATCAAGTCATCAAAGCCTGACTTCAGCGATGCGCAGGTTGAGTTAACTGGTGATGTTGCCTCTATCAATACTGATATTGAAATGAGGGATAAGCACCTGCAAGGAGAAGACTTTTTTGATGCCGCTAAATATCCAACTTTCAATTTTGTAAGCAACGGTATCAAGCCTGCAGGTAAGAACAAGTACAAGGTTACAGGTAATCTTACACTGCATGGTGTAACTAAGCCGGTAACATTGGATCTTCTATATCGCGGTACAACTACCAACCCAATGAGCCAGGCTGCTACAAGTGGTTTCCAGGTTACAGGTAAAATCAAGCGTTCTGATTTCAACCTTGCTACTGGTTTCCCTACAGCTGTTCTTAGTGACGAAGTAACCATTAAAGCAGATGGTGAATTTGTAAAATAATCTTGTAGAAAGGCTGGTGCTTAGCCAGCCTTTCTCTTTTAAAATATACCATGATGAAAAAGATGATAAAAAATGTAACTGTATTGCTGGTGATTGCTACTGCTTTTGCATTTACTGCACCGGCTTTGCGCGTGTCTACCAAGCACAGCATTAAGTTCTCAACCTTTGGTGTTAGCGGTATCTTCAAAATATCTAAAGCAAATATTGCTTTTGATGCACAGGACCTGGAAGCTTCTAGATTTGATGTAGCTATAGATGTGAACAGCATTAAGACCAGCTTTGAACTGCAGGATAAACATGCAAAAGGTGAAGATTGGTTTGAAGCAGATAAGTTTCCTTACATGCGCTTTGTATCAAAAAGGGTAGTAAAAAATGGCGCATCATTCCAGGCTATTGGCGACCTGAATGTTCATGGCATTACCAAAGAGGTTACGCTGCCATTTAAATATTCACCTACAGCAACTGGTGGTGTATTTGAAGGTGAGTTTACCATCAATCGCATTGATTTTAAGATCGGCAAACCTGGTGGTATGGTTGGCGAAGATGTAAAAGTGAATGTGTCTGTGCCTGTAGTGAAATAACTTTCGATAAAGGTGGCTTGTGAAACGTAAGCAGTTTATTCAAACTATCATAACAGGAGTTGCAGGGATGTCTACACTAAGCAGTTTAAAACGATTTACGGATGAATTGCAATTGCAGGAAAAGCCGATGCCCATCCTTTTCGTTGGGCATGGCTCACCTACCAATGCAATAGAAGATAATGAGTTTACACAGCGGTGGAAGGCAATAGCTAAAGAGATACCGCAACCCCAGGCGGTGTTGATCATTTCTGCACACTGGCTTACTAAAGGCACACATGTAACTGCTATGCCACAGCCAAAGACCATACATGACTTTGGGGGCTTTAGCAAAGAATTATTCGAAGTGCAGTATCCTGCTCCAGGCGATCCTGCGCTGGCAAAAGATATTGCTTCATTGGTTACTTCTACCAATGTAGGAATGGATCATGATTGGGGGCTGGACCATGGCGCATGGAGTATTGTGCACCAAATGTATCCGGGAGCCAATATACCTACGTTGCAGTTCAGCATCGATTATCATAAGCCTGCATCGTATCATTATGAGCTGGCTAAAGAACTACGTGCACTACGCAAAAAAGGTGTGCTAATACTTGCGAGTGGCAACATGGTGCACAACCTGCGTATCATGCGCATCAAAAGCTTTGATGATATCAACAAAGAATTCGGCTTCGATTGGGCGCTTGAGATGAATGATATCTTCAAACAAAAGATCATGGCAGGTGATCACCAGGCGCTGGTAAATTATAAGAGCCTGCACAAAGCAGCTGAACTTGCCATACCCACTCCCGATCATTATTATCCATTGCTATACACTCTGGGACTGCAGGATAAAAAAGATCAACCTTCCTTTTTCAATGATAAAGCTGTTGCCGGATCAATTACTATGACCTCGGTGAAGATGGTGGAGGGATAGGGGATTGGGGATTTCTGGATTTCTGGATTTGGGGATTTTGAGATGCCTGATGTGATGTCGGATGTCTGATGTGATGATGTCTGATTTTCTAATCTCTAACCACTGATCACTGACCACTGACCTCTAACCACGGACCTCCCGTACTTCCCACCTCGTACCTCGCACCTGTTCTCATACCTAATACCTCAAGCCTGACACCTTCTTCCCCCTTGCATGATTTTTATATATAGCTGCTTACAATCAACACTATGCAAAACGGCACGATGATGCAGTACTTCCATTGGTATTACCCAAAGGATGGAAGTTTATGGAAGAAAGTAAAACAGGATGCTCCATACCTGGCATCAATAGGTATCAATTCCGTTTGGCTGCCACCAGCCTATAAGGGTACAGAAGGTGAATATTCCATAGGATATGATGTATACGATTTGTACGACCTGGGTGAGTTCGACAGCAAAGAATCAGTAAGAACAAAATATGGCACACGCGAAGAATACCTTGCTGCCATAGAAACATTACATGAGCATCATATACAGGTGTATGTTGATGTCGTTTTAAATCACTTAGGTGGTGGCGATGAAACAGAAGTAATAAAAGTGCTTAAGGTAGACCCTGAAAACAGGACGGTAGCCATCAGTGAGCCTTATGATATAGAAGCCTTTACAAAGTTTACCTATCCATCGCGCAAAGACAAGTACTCTAGTTTCAAATGGGATCATACCTGTTTCTCAGGTGTAGATTATGATCATCGCACTGGTGAAACAGGCATATACAACATCTTAAATGACCATGGCCACGATTGGGATGAACTGATAACAGACGAGAAAGGAAACTTTGACTACCTCATGTTTTGCGACATAGAATTTCGCAATCCTGCAGTAATGGAAGAGCTGAAGCACTGGGGTAAGTGGTATTATGAAACAACAAAGTTTGATGGTATGCGGCTGGATGCGGTAAAGCATATTTCGCCTAAGTTTTACAATGAATGGCTGGCGTATATGCGTGAGTTAACCGGTAAAGAAAAGTTCACAGTAGGAGAGTATTGGGCACCCGGAAACCGCGAACTTTTAGAAACATATATAGAAGCTACAGAAGGAAAGATCTCGTTGTTTGACTCGGCGCTGCATCATAGGCTGCACACTGCATCGCGCAGCGGAAGCGATTATGATCTTTCAACCATCTTTGATGACACACTCGTAGCTACACACCCGCACCTTGCTGTTACATTAGTTGCCAACCACGATACGCAACCACTGCAGGCATTGGAGGCACCGGTTGATCCATGGTTTGCACCTATAGCCTATGCACTTATCCTGCTTCGCGAAAAAGGTTATCCATGTGTTTTCTTCCCTGACCTGTATGGCGCTGAGTATACTGATAAAGGGCAGGATGGAAATGAACACCACATTGTAATGCCAAAGATCAATGCGCTGCCACTGCTGTGTAAGCTGCGCAAAGAGGCTTCGTATGGCAACGAACACAGTTACTTCGATCATCCAAATTGTATAGGCTGGACACGCGAAGGCGAGGACGATGTAGCACACAGTGGTTGTGCTGTAGTACTATCTAATGGTGAGGCTGGCAGTAAGAAAATGTTCATTGGCCATCGCCATACAGGTAAGCAATTTGTGGATGCGCTTGAACAGGTACATGAAGCTATAACTGTAGACGAATCAGGAGAAGCTACATTTACTTGTGCAGGTGGTTCTGTATCTGTATGGGTACAAAAAGAATTGTTGCCAATGCTCGAGATCGTTACCTGAACAGCATGCTCAGGTAAAAGCCTGGCTTAAAGAGTATCTTCTTTTTCTTTTCAATATTGGAAAGCGCATCTATCAAAAACTGCTGGATGTACTTGCTTTCCTGCGCTCTCTTCACTGCGAAGTTGAAAGCCCAAGGATACCTCACCAGTTGTTGCAGCAGTCGACTGATCTTAAGCTCGCCCCACATGCGGCGGTAGATCTCTTTATCGTATGCTTTATTAAATGCAGCAGAAAATTGCTGTTGCTCAAAACATCTGATGGCATGATCAGCTGCCACTCTTCCGCTTCTTATAGCATTGGCTATCCCTTCACCTGTAAAAGGATCAATTAATGCAGCAGCATCACCAGTAAGCAAAAAACGTTCGCCAGAAATATTTCTTTTTTTAGAACCCAATGGCAGTCCATAACCTTTTACTGTTTCCAATGGTCGCGCATCTTTGAAACGTTCTTTCAAATGCGGATGATTGTTGATGAGCTTTTGCAAAACATCTTTCAGGTTCAGCTTGTGTTTTGATACCACCGACGATAGCACACCAATACCAACATTGGCTTTATTGCCTGCTAATGGAAACACCCACAGGTAGCCAGGCAATATCTCATTAAAGTAATGCAGCTCAATAAAATTCTCTTCATGAAACGACGCAACATTTTCATAATACACCCGCAGCCCCGCACAGTAATGATCCTTTTCTACCTGTATATCTCCCAGGTGTTTTTGAACAACCGAATGTGCGCCATCAGCACCAATTACAAGCTTTGCTGAAAAGCTGCCGAGATTGGTGTCAACCGTAACGCCGCTTGAGTTTGT
Coding sequences within it:
- a CDS encoding Crp/Fnr family transcriptional regulator translates to MYELFFSRIAEKIELTEEEKALFITYLTPKKLRRKQYLLQEGDVCKSVAFVEKGALRSYTIDNKGTEHIIQFALEGWWISDMYSMLTGEPSNQNIDAIEDSELVIISRNAQEELMERIPKYERYNRLLLQNAYIAAQRRINYMASLTTEEKYTKLVSTYPDIVQRVPQHMIASYLGLTPETLSRARKQMTRK
- a CDS encoding NAD(P)-binding domain-containing protein, with amino-acid sequence MQTQQTIAIVGLGNTGSALAKLFASGRHRVLLSDKDIAASEALAVQLLQEHPAYEVEAITCSANACWEADVIIPAVASEELETVANYIKAYANQKIVVSTSIEGLDNSKVAGKLHALFPFSKIVQLYPATDFGASSNQSVSLTIDGADDEAVEMVASLFTEVGCKITAHIAS
- a CDS encoding YceI family protein translates to MKKISIFLAAAVVTFSSFKAIENWKVDKGHARLGFSITHLGISDINGSFKNFDATIKSSKPDFSDAQVELTGDVASINTDIEMRDKHLQGEDFFDAAKYPTFNFVSNGIKPAGKNKYKVTGNLTLHGVTKPVTLDLLYRGTTTNPMSQAATSGFQVTGKIKRSDFNLATGFPTAVLSDEVTIKADGEFVK
- a CDS encoding YceI family protein, which translates into the protein MKKMIKNVTVLLVIATAFAFTAPALRVSTKHSIKFSTFGVSGIFKISKANIAFDAQDLEASRFDVAIDVNSIKTSFELQDKHAKGEDWFEADKFPYMRFVSKRVVKNGASFQAIGDLNVHGITKEVTLPFKYSPTATGGVFEGEFTINRIDFKIGKPGGMVGEDVKVNVSVPVVK
- the ygiD gene encoding 4,5-DOPA dioxygenase extradiol, with translation MKRKQFIQTIITGVAGMSTLSSLKRFTDELQLQEKPMPILFVGHGSPTNAIEDNEFTQRWKAIAKEIPQPQAVLIISAHWLTKGTHVTAMPQPKTIHDFGGFSKELFEVQYPAPGDPALAKDIASLVTSTNVGMDHDWGLDHGAWSIVHQMYPGANIPTLQFSIDYHKPASYHYELAKELRALRKKGVLILASGNMVHNLRIMRIKSFDDINKEFGFDWALEMNDIFKQKIMAGDHQALVNYKSLHKAAELAIPTPDHYYPLLYTLGLQDKKDQPSFFNDKAVAGSITMTSVKMVEG
- a CDS encoding alpha-amylase, which gives rise to MQNGTMMQYFHWYYPKDGSLWKKVKQDAPYLASIGINSVWLPPAYKGTEGEYSIGYDVYDLYDLGEFDSKESVRTKYGTREEYLAAIETLHEHHIQVYVDVVLNHLGGGDETEVIKVLKVDPENRTVAISEPYDIEAFTKFTYPSRKDKYSSFKWDHTCFSGVDYDHRTGETGIYNILNDHGHDWDELITDEKGNFDYLMFCDIEFRNPAVMEELKHWGKWYYETTKFDGMRLDAVKHISPKFYNEWLAYMRELTGKEKFTVGEYWAPGNRELLETYIEATEGKISLFDSALHHRLHTASRSGSDYDLSTIFDDTLVATHPHLAVTLVANHDTQPLQALEAPVDPWFAPIAYALILLREKGYPCVFFPDLYGAEYTDKGQDGNEHHIVMPKINALPLLCKLRKEASYGNEHSYFDHPNCIGWTREGEDDVAHSGCAVVLSNGEAGSKKMFIGHRHTGKQFVDALEQVHEAITVDESGEATFTCAGGSVSVWVQKELLPMLEIVT
- a CDS encoding geranylgeranyl reductase family protein, whose product is MSHKVFDVIIVGGGPSGASCAIKLADANLKVALLEKALFPRDKTCGDALSVDVVNQVKILSPVLEQQFAEMSNKIASYGVKIVAPNQKHVDIPFIHKGNKSFGYISPRLDFDNLLFQHAKALPTIDTFENCTVTKVATNSSGVTVDTNLGSFSAKLVIGADGAHSVVQKHLGDIQVEKDHYCAGLRVYYENVASFHEENFIELHYFNEILPGYLWVFPLAGNKANVGIGVLSSVVSKHKLNLKDVLQKLINNHPHLKERFKDARPLETVKGYGLPLGSKKRNISGERFLLTGDAAALIDPFTGEGIANAIRSGRVAADHAIRCFEQQQFSAAFNKAYDKEIYRRMWGELKISRLLQQLVRYPWAFNFAVKRAQESKYIQQFLIDALSNIEKKKKILFKPGFYLSMLFR